TAAGAGGCGCCTCACCCGGCGCGTTCCAGCGCCGACCTCTCAACCAACCTCTGTGCGCTGCCCTTCCCAGCTTCCCATTGGTCAAGTGGCTTTGAGGTCCCGCCTTTCCGCGCTGCCAGCCAATGGAAGACGGAGTCGGGGAGAGACGGAGTTAGGTTGGTGCGCGCGGCCGATGGCCGGCGGGCAGCGAGGGGCCGGGAGACGGGGCGGCGGCGTGGGCCGTCGGGATCGGGGCCGCGGGTCAGGCACCGAGAGCGGCGGGCCGTGACGGCGGGGCTCCGGTCGGGCCGAGGCCCCTCTGAaccgctccccccgccccggCCGGGCCCGTTCCCCGGGAGGAGGCGGCAGGCCGCGCCGGGCGGACCGAGGGGCCGCGCGGAGCCGCGCGAGGATGCGGGCAGCGCCACTCCGACCGCGAGCGCGGCCACAGCGCAGGGCTGAGCGCTGACggaggggcggcgggcggctgcGGCCTCGTGGGGCGAAGCGCTCGGGCCGTTTCTTGTCGGCGTTCCGCAGGTCGCAGGTACGCGTGGCCGGGGCTCGGAATGCGCGCGGTTTGCGCGTCTCCGTAACTCCGAACGGTTCTGCGGGGAACTGAGGGCTCCTCAGGTAGCACCGCTCAGTCCTTAGCGTGTGCGGCTGGGGCTGGACGCGGTGCTCTCGGTCCCGTTGTTCTGAGGGATCGTTGCCGTAGTAAAGATTCCTGCCTTAAGTGAAGGGGTGGCTTTCTCGTATTTATTGTTAGGAAACGTTAGAATTTGTGACGTGGAGCGAAGCGTTGTCCCGTGGCAGACCTTAAAAAGAGATGGCATCATGAAAAATTGTGACGTCTGTTTTGTTCCAGGTGCTGCTATAGAAGATGAGGCTGAACGAGAGCCGGACCAAACCCTTCCAGGCTCCTGTTTCCATCCACAGCTACCCAGGAGGGCAAGTGTACGTGTTCCCAAATGGCCGCTCTGACTCGGAGGAGTCGTCGGACGAGGAGCTCAACGTCATGGAGCTGCGGCCCAGGGGCAGGGAGCGGCAGTGCAGCAATGCAcggggcagagctggggatgtgGTGCTTCTGGAGAGAGACATCACTGAGGACGACAGTCTGAACAAGCTTGCCCTGCAGTATGGTTGCAAAGTAAGAGAtatctctgtttgcttttgttttctttacttttagaGATGTGTTGTGCATGCAGAGTACTTCCCAGAATTGTGTGTAGGCTCCTTGCTGTCTGACAGCGTTTGCCCTGTGTATTTCATGAATGATCAACAGCTGGGAGAAAGTGAGCTGgagaaaggttaaaaaaaagagctgttgaGCTAACAGCCATGGAAGATGTCATCCCACGTGGCCTGGCTTACTGGTTAGTTTGGATGACATCAGCAAAGTCATGattggtatttatttattcgaGGGCATAAAGTTGAAGCTGAGCACAGAAGTGAGGGTGAGAGCACCGCCCTCTCTGGGGTTACAGGTTTGAAATGAGTTGAACAGCGttaagaaatgctgctttggtGGGGCCTGGGCTtgatttccctttttgtttcttttttttgaaaggGATGAGCTTCCATATTGCTGGGAAATGCTGGGTCTGAGATGGACCTACAATAGGAGAGGTGCCACTGTGggtcacagagctgctgtgcgGGGTCTTCGATGGCTCCTGCAGTACACAGAGGTGCATGTGGCtcagccagctgcaggcagagaacaGCACACGCACAAAGACTGTCTCTGGAGTTGGAACATACTGAAAAACACACACTCTTGAGTTTGATGTGGGGGAAAAATGGTGACAGTTTGAATGACCTGATGTGAATATTAAGAATACCCCATTGCTTAGCAgttacagctttatttttcgAGTCTCCTTTACCTACAAGCTCCTTTATCTACAAGCTAGGCTGTGATTAAGAAGTTGCATAATGCAAGCATTTGGACGATGGCCTGGTTGGTGATAATGACATGGTACTGCTGAACTGTTGCAATATTATTGCACTGTCTTGCTTAATAGCACAGCTGTAAGGTACAGCTGAAGCAAGAGGGCTTAGAGAAGCTGAGACAATTCCTCCCCTCCCAATCccttagaaacaaaaacaaaacaaaggccCTTCTGGGTTCTGCTGAAGCTGGTGCTTGTGAAGGAAAGATCCTGGTAGGGCTTAAAGAGGCTTTGATTGCGAGCAGTGGCGCTGATGATGTTGTAGCAGCCCTGTACTCTTCTTCAGCAGATAACAGTCACAACTGTTGCCACTCGTGCCACATCGTAGCAGTTCACTGAACTTAAAGGAAGATTACCAGCAACAGTTGGTTCTCTTAAGAGAAAACGTGAGTGTGGCTCCTGTGGTGTCAGCGAGGAGCACTCAGGCAGTCGGCAcactcctcctgcagcagaacGCCCTGCCTTCCCTCCCTTCAGAAAGCACACTTCTGATTTGTTCCCATTACATTGAAGAGAGATGGAAATCCTTGTGGCTGGGgatctgtgtatttatttacagGCTGACAGTGGTCAGTATCAATGTAGTTTGTAGGATTTGCACAGTTAAGCAGCTCCTGAAAGACCACTGGGATGTCAGCAAAGATTTTTAGCTGCAAAAAATGTGGGCAGTGTAAAAAGTCCAGGATGGGCTTTCCTTGAAATTTCCTTGAAATTCCAGAGAATTTGTTACTGGTTTGAGAGTCATCAGGGCCTGCTTGGGGTGGGAGAATTGAGACAGTGCAAGAGAGTTTTGTTTGTGCAACAGGTAACTTGGCAGAGATGCAGGGCACGACAAACTTCTCATTTTTACTCTTGACCACGTATAATCTGGGCCTGCTTTTGGCATAGTtttcagctgggacaggagGAGCTCACTGCAGCCAAAAATGAGTACAAATAATAAGCCTAAATGGCTTGCTCAGCCCAGTGCTGTACATTTTTCCCAccagctttgttgtttttgtgtgagCGCTGCTCTACTTTCTGTTTCTAGAGCTTTAGCGCAGCGTTGCAGTTTGATTGCAGACACTGCAGGGGATGTTTACTGTCCCAGTAATCTGTTTTcattggaagaaaacagaaaattgaggCACGGCTTCAGTTAGGAGGCTTAGTGTCAGATTGTTATTTCATAACAAAGTAATTTTGGAGAGTTTAATTCCTGATGTTTCGCTGAGGCAAGCTGTGAGGAGTCTGATCCAGCAGCTGAGGATTCCCTTAGCTGCAGGGGCAGCAGATTAGGATCTGCATTAAACACCCCATTTTCAGATGTGTCAGGCTGTGCAGAGTAAACACGACGTTCGGGCATCCATCTCCCCTCTCCTTTTCAGCGcagtcctgcagctcagctgtgacATAGCAGACCTGCCTGTTGAACCAGCTCTCCCTAACAACATGGGCTGAAGGGAGCAGAACTGtgcaggcagagccctgcagggcagggagcccTTCCCCCCTGGCTGAGGTGGTCcctggggctgcctgcaggcagccatTCTGCAGCCACCAAGGAGAGGGTcgtgtttctgcagcagctctttggGAACTGCCATAGGGCTGCCTTCTGCTTACCTGTGTGCTGTCTTTTATAAGGGCAGATCTTTGCTGTGAGCTGCCAAGTGATGTTGGAGCTGACGACACTcattgcaggaagaaaagcactttCTTGGTTTTAACCCTCCTCATGGTTTTACTGGTTTCATTGGTAGCCTGACATTTGTGAGTGTGCAGTGAATGACCATCGTGCAGTAATTTGCTAAACTTCTACAAGAGCAAATCAGACTTTCTGTGTGTGGTATGTCGGAGATGTTGGGTCTCTTAGAGTCAGGTCCTGCTGTTCCCTCTGCTTTGcctccttcagcctttccttcaatATTCTTTCATGTCTGCTTGGCTGCCTTGGTTTGCTGCTTGCACTGGGGCCTGGTTGTTATCTGACAGAGGTTGTAGGGGGTTATCTGTGTACACTGTATTAAGCTGCCTTCTCTTTACTTAACATTAAATAAGGAaatgctgccttcctgctgacTTTGCTTTTTGATACCAGCAGCCCTTGTTGACTTATGCTGTATGTATGGTGTGTACTTTCTTGCTGTTCTCATTGCTGTTTGCGTGACTGAGCTGGGTGCAAACACCAGGCACAGGTGTGGACCCCTGGCTGAAGGTCTGTTAGCACACATCAACATCCAGAGCTGCTCACAGGTGGACATTATTGCTTTAAATGTTTATCACCAGGGCCTTGTACCAGCTGTGAAGTGAGCTGCATGGAGCAGTTATGCAGGGGAGAAGCTCAGCAGTGTGAGAGgtgcctgctgctctctcccagcctgcagtcttgcttgcagagctgctgtgtgctccgGAGATGCTGTTACTGCTTACCTCTTGCTTGCACTGCAGTTTTCCCATCACCATCAGCACTTGTCTGCTGTTTAAGGTGTAACTGCTTTTACAAGGTTTGCTCCAAAGACTCCTCTTGCTATAACTTGGATttaaaaagggagagaaaggtAACGAAAgcaaagagaggggaaaaactTGGTAAGAAAGGCACAACTTACATAAGAGGTGCGAAAGCACTGTGGGGGCCCGTGTGGTGGGGGTCCATGCAATGGATGTAACAGGAGCATCTTAAAGCTGCAGGACCTGGAGCATGTCTGCAACCACTGGAAATCTCTGAAGAACAGTGAACTGCTTGCAGACagagcttgtttttcttttcaggctgGTTTTGTAGCCACTTCTTGCTTCAACGCTAGTGAAAGGTTGGGTCGTTTTGAACTAATACGCGATGTCCTTTTTGGATCTTGCAGGTTGCAGACATCAAACGCGTCAACAACTTTATCAGGGAGCAGGACCTGTACGCTTTGAAGTCCATCAAGATCCCTGTGAAGACCCACGGGCTGCTGacagagagcagcaaggagctgaGGCCGCTCCCGGCTGCGCGCTCGCAGAGCGGCGCGGTGCTGGTGGACGTGCCGGAGCCTGGCGCTGGCGGCAGCGGCTGCTCTGAGAGCGGGCAGCTCGTGGATTATTTCAAAGGCATCGACAAGAGCATCCAGGACGCCGTGCAGGCGGAGGCGCAGCTGAGTGCTGAGCTCTGCGTGGAGCCACCGGAGAGGCCGCTGGCCGAGCCGGGGAAGCGGGAGAGCAGTAATGGTGCGGACTGTGGAATCCAGTGGTGGAATGCAGTTTTTATTATGCTCTTGGTAGGAATTGTCTTGCCGGTATTTTATATCATCTATTTTAAAACGCAAGAGAATGGCCCGGCGCCCCACACCTCCAACACAACAGCAACCTCAAATATTTCGACAGATGGATTGGAAGGGAAATTACTACAAGGCTCAgttgtagaaaaaaatgctagGGGGGAGACACAGCCAAATACAGCCTCACCTCCCAGCACGGGCGCCCATAAGATGGTGACTCTGACTCGAGTGCAATCGGGGGGATAACACtacagatattatttttttttaaagtagtcAATGTAGTTCTGAGCTTGACTGAACTGGAGATGCGATTTTATGGAAGAATAAGGATGCTGTTGCTTGTGAAGACCAGCAGGCAACTGGCTTAACATTTGTGAACTCTGATGAGGGAAAGTATTTTGAAGCAGTTTGCTCTTCTTGCTTGCTTCAGGTATTTCTTAAGAGTGGTTTTGTCTAAGAAGCTGAACCCTTTACTTCTGTGACAGAGTGCAGTATTGGTGTGATTGGAAAGCTgggggctgtttgtttttttttttaagaaaatacgTTTTGCTTGGAGTAGAGGTGAGGACTCATCTTTTTCAATGAactgtcatttttctgtcttgcagaGCGTGGCAGCCTTGGCAGGCCTAACCCAAAAAGCAGTGGCTTTTAATTGGTTGGCCGGGgtgtggcacagcacagggacaccagcagcacctcaccacaTCTTGTGCACGATGGTTAAGCAGTGGGTGGTTTGAATCCTGCAATGGGGTGGGTGAGGCCAGAGCTTTTGTCCTGGTGGAAGTCCTTCAGAGGCTTCCTGCCAATGTCCGTGCAGGCAGAGCTCATTGAGAGCCCTTGTTCTGTCAGGGTTTTGTCAGAGCTGCAGCGGGCTGGCAGCAGACGTCCACAATATTGGCAGGAGATGGCGAGAACAGAGTAAGGCTTGTGGGATGCTGTGCTCTTCTCAAGGGTTTATTTGGTGTGGGGAAGTCTAGCTGTTACCTGCTTTTGGTTTAAATCCACAGTGGTGCATCTCAGATGTCACATCACAGTCGAGGACTTGAGTTTCCTTGTTTGTACGCTTCAAACGAGAGTGCTGCTGAGTTCACCTACAAAGACCCGCAAAGAAGCCCAACGTTGTGTCAGGTAGTCACAGAAAGGTGAATCAGATGCTTTCTAGATGGGGACTGGGAAGCTGCTGTATGCTGAACAGTCCTGTCCACTCTGAGTAAATAGAGGGGGGTGAATGGAGGTTTGTGTGGCTGAGCTGTATTGTAAGCCTGATACGTGTGCTGTGTCAGTGAACACTACATGCTGGAAGTGAGGAGCAGTGAGGCTTTGGGAGAGAGTTTTGCTGCAGAGAATTGTCCTCAGAACTTTTTATTCAACAAATTCAGGGACTGCAGACAGAGGTAAGCTCTCCTAGAGCTAAATGCTGAGGTACTGCTGTGGCACAGTTGCATGGAATCCCCAGGGAGGGGATCCAGGCTGTAACTCAGCAGCAGTCAGCTGGTTGTGTCATGGGGAGCCTTGGGGCTgtttgcacagagctgagctcctgcagggGAGGCAGAGCTGGTGAGCAGGCACACAGCGTGGCAGTTTGTCTttgccctgcactgcagccttccCACCATTTACTGTGTTCCCAGCAAGCTCGAGAAGAtgcctgcagaaaaaaaacacagagtcCATTTGTGGCAAGCTGTGGAGTCAGACCTGAGCTGCTTGCCTGCTGCAGGCCTTGCAGCAGAGGGCACTGCTGCCTGGGAGCTGTGGAGGGTCAGTCACAGCAAGGGCAGCATTTTTAGGGACCCTGGCTGCGTTGTTGGGCTCTGATGCTGAACCTAATGTCTGTGCATGAACCACGTGCAagttggtttgggtttgttggttgtttttcgtgctgttttttttgtttgtttgtttgttttcaaagcctTTCTTTTGCTGCCTAAAACTGATCAGAAGTGAAGAAGCTGGGTGAGGGGAGCAGCCTTGTGGCAccttctgcacagcacaaaaGGTGTGGGGGGAAAAGAGCATTACGCGAAGCAGAGCCCTGTGGTTACACCTGTGGTGTCACACCTGCACCGTGGGGCTCCTGCAGCCTTAAAAAGGGCTTAGGAAAGCCTGGGCAAACCTAAGGTGTGAATGAGGAACCTAGAGTGTCTTgtaatgggggaaaaaaaggctcgtattttcttctgtgaaggaAAGGTATCCTTTGTGATTGGGAAGAGGGGAATCGCTACGTTTCTAAatcaagtgaaatgaaataaaagcacaagGGGCACTTACCCACCCCAGACTGCGTGTTGggtgtttttcagtttgttgtCTGTGTGGTGGACAAGCTTTGTTTAGGAAGATGTGTTTTGCAGCAGTAGTGCGGAGCGCTACAAAATGCAAGCATTCCCAACGTGTGGTGCTGTCACGTTTGTTTTGTGCCACAGCATTTGTTTTGCAGAGGCCGGGCAGCAGCGCTGTGAGTCgggctgctcacagcacacagagcagagcggggGGTGATGCTGCTGAGGGGCCGTGGGACAcggagcacagcagtgctgcagcagggagcgcCAGCGGAGAGGGGCAGGAGGCCGTAAGTACGACCTTGCCTTCTGTTGTTCTGTTCTCTAAGTGTTTTATAACCTTAGAGCGCTTCCGTTAAATCAGCTGTGGGTACAGCTTGGTAGTGGACCAACCATCAGGACCCAACCTGATGAGGGCCTCGGGTACTGCGGGGGCAGGAGGGCACGAGTGGGCAGATGTGCTCTGCAAATACGACAGAGGCTGGAGTACACAGTAAAAGCCAGTATCTTTACTTTAGTGAATGCAGgatacaaatattttacaacAACCTCTAGCATTTTTCTTAACCATTTGATAAAAAGTTCACTAGAATATTTATTGtatattgaagaaaaaacaacacattcagggaaaaaattgagattaacttatttttttcttaaaagattcGTCTCAAGGATGGCAACAAAGTCCAGCTTGT
This Lagopus muta isolate bLagMut1 chromosome 10, bLagMut1 primary, whole genome shotgun sequence DNA region includes the following protein-coding sequences:
- the LYSMD4 gene encoding lysM and putative peptidoglycan-binding domain-containing protein 4; amino-acid sequence: MRLNESRTKPFQAPVSIHSYPGGQVYVFPNGRSDSEESSDEELNVMELRPRGRERQCSNARGRAGDVVLLERDITEDDSLNKLALQYGCKVADIKRVNNFIREQDLYALKSIKIPVKTHGLLTESSKELRPLPAARSQSGAVLVDVPEPGAGGSGCSESGQLVDYFKGIDKSIQDAVQAEAQLSAELCVEPPERPLAEPGKRESSNGADCGIQWWNAVFIMLLVGIVLPVFYIIYFKTQENGPAPHTSNTTATSNISTDGLEGKLLQGSVVEKNARGETQPNTASPPSTGAHKMVTLTRVQSGG